A single window of [Clostridium] hylemonae DSM 15053 DNA harbors:
- a CDS encoding response regulator transcription factor, with product MKLLLVEDEEMLSRTIAKGLEILGYAVDRAYDGEEALYLYGLNEYDLMILDLNLPKLDGMDVLRQIRKEDEEFRVLILSARNSLEDKVDGLDSGSNDYLTKPFEFKELEARIRSLLRRNFTTRNRVLSCGCLKLDTAAKRVYCGEKQVELTRKEYALLEYLFHHNDRMIRAEELIEHAWDSETDLFSNSFRFHIHSLRKKLDAAGAEGYIVSQRGLGYRLTYGEETHE from the coding sequence ATGAAATTATTATTAGTGGAAGACGAGGAAATGCTCTCCAGAACAATCGCAAAAGGACTGGAAATATTAGGTTATGCGGTGGACCGCGCCTATGACGGCGAGGAAGCATTATACCTTTACGGACTGAATGAATATGACCTTATGATTCTGGATCTGAACCTGCCCAAACTGGACGGGATGGACGTTTTACGGCAGATACGCAAAGAGGATGAGGAATTCCGGGTACTCATTCTCTCAGCCCGGAATTCTCTGGAAGATAAGGTAGACGGCCTCGACAGCGGGAGCAATGATTACCTCACAAAACCTTTTGAGTTCAAAGAACTGGAAGCGCGTATCCGCAGTCTCCTGCGAAGGAACTTTACAACAAGAAACCGTGTGCTCTCCTGCGGATGCCTTAAGCTTGACACCGCCGCAAAGCGCGTATACTGCGGCGAAAAACAAGTAGAACTGACCAGGAAAGAGTATGCACTGTTGGAATATCTCTTCCACCATAACGACAGGATGATCCGCGCAGAGGAACTGATCGAACATGCATGGGACAGTGAGACGGATCTTTTTTCCAACTCCTTCCGCTTTCACATCCATTCCCTTCGTAAGAAACTGGACGCCGCGGGTGCAGAAGGATATATCGTGTCCCAGAGGGGATTAGGCTATCGTTTGACGTACGGGGAGGAAACGCATGAATAA
- a CDS encoding M13 family metallopeptidase has protein sequence MKYKKFRQILAAALAAALLAGCGTPASDNGQSQNAASEASKSSAKKRSATVGELADYFVKAADGYNASVNREEILEGLKASEKATRLEMLVLAARAFGELPEPGAYAKLTAASAPDMSDVPKWAGDSLQNMASKGLLAASDLEAGDKKDTASIKDAAAIAARFYAFYGNNLKDDFYTSVNQQQLNTLPIPKGQESAGGSASVSANTDKELKDLITELINNKKEYAKGSIEQKIRDLYETCEDRETRDKEGIKPLKKYLDAVDKADSFSELNAAIARAVDELGMYANGLFLSIPTTDLTDSTVKVLQLMTPASELPEEEYDDPDGKAYKKHKDELTEKLTAVGEKKEDAERHAENIMKFEKSLAAHMSEQDDSGEIKEQKYYTPESLDKMMPHAEIGVFLSAIGLRSDVKMLVFDEKQFEEYTKWFKDKNLELFKSLEKIALLEGFSSLLSSDLAGKFGYTGVESGDTAVQSYLPEELGKLYTDRYFNADSKAEIEKMVHMMIDTFKDRVTRLDWMSDETKKEALKKLDSLTVLIGYPDKWEFSNARIRGLEEGGTYFENAAACEAAKHKRQMEELNQPADPRRFALSAFMVNAAANRNTNTLIFPAGILQAPFYDRNASFEQNLGAIGSTIAHEITHIFDDGGAQYDSRGNLNDWWNKKDYSHFKNLCKKAEEFYNGREVVPGAGADGRENLSENIADIGGIACTLEILSKMKDPDYDAFFRSYANQWVKVADYSTLAESTETDTHAPNKLRCNLVLTNFQEFYDTYGISEGDGMYTAPEERIQIW, from the coding sequence ATGAAATATAAGAAATTCAGACAAATACTGGCAGCCGCACTAGCGGCGGCCCTGCTGGCGGGCTGCGGTACTCCGGCATCTGATAACGGCCAATCACAGAACGCGGCGTCAGAAGCCTCCAAAAGCAGCGCCAAAAAAAGGAGCGCCACAGTGGGGGAACTTGCAGACTACTTTGTGAAGGCAGCGGACGGTTATAATGCTTCTGTGAACCGTGAGGAAATACTGGAAGGACTCAAAGCCTCCGAGAAAGCAACAAGGCTTGAAATGCTGGTGCTAGCCGCAAGGGCGTTCGGAGAGCTCCCCGAACCCGGAGCATACGCCAAACTGACAGCAGCTTCGGCGCCGGATATGTCAGACGTGCCGAAATGGGCCGGCGACTCCCTTCAAAATATGGCGTCAAAAGGTCTGCTGGCCGCTTCTGACCTGGAGGCCGGCGATAAAAAAGATACCGCTTCCATAAAGGATGCCGCAGCGATCGCGGCGAGATTCTACGCATTTTATGGAAATAATCTAAAAGACGATTTTTATACTTCTGTCAACCAGCAGCAGTTAAATACGCTCCCGATTCCAAAAGGACAGGAATCTGCGGGAGGTTCGGCCTCCGTCTCCGCCAATACTGACAAAGAACTGAAAGACTTGATCACGGAGCTCATAAACAATAAGAAGGAGTATGCAAAAGGAAGTATAGAACAGAAAATACGAGATCTGTACGAAACCTGTGAGGATAGAGAAACACGTGACAAAGAAGGAATCAAACCCTTGAAAAAATATCTGGATGCGGTAGATAAAGCGGATTCTTTTTCAGAGTTGAATGCGGCGATCGCCCGGGCCGTGGATGAACTGGGAATGTATGCAAACGGTTTATTCTTAAGTATCCCGACGACAGATTTAACAGACAGTACGGTAAAGGTCCTCCAGCTCATGACGCCGGCATCCGAACTGCCAGAAGAAGAATATGACGATCCGGATGGGAAGGCGTATAAGAAACATAAGGACGAGCTTACAGAAAAGCTCACAGCTGTCGGTGAAAAAAAGGAAGACGCCGAGCGGCATGCCGAAAATATAATGAAATTTGAGAAAAGTCTGGCGGCGCATATGAGCGAACAGGATGACTCCGGCGAGATCAAAGAACAAAAATATTATACGCCGGAAAGTCTGGATAAAATGATGCCACACGCAGAAATCGGCGTATTTTTATCAGCGATCGGACTGCGGTCAGATGTGAAAATGCTCGTATTTGATGAAAAGCAGTTTGAAGAATATACGAAATGGTTTAAAGATAAAAACCTGGAACTGTTCAAATCCTTAGAGAAGATAGCATTGCTTGAAGGCTTCAGTTCTTTACTCAGCTCAGACCTGGCAGGAAAATTCGGCTACACAGGTGTGGAATCCGGCGATACCGCTGTACAGAGCTACCTCCCTGAAGAACTCGGGAAGTTATATACCGACCGGTATTTTAATGCCGATTCAAAAGCAGAGATCGAGAAAATGGTCCACATGATGATCGACACTTTCAAGGACCGGGTTACGCGGCTGGACTGGATGTCAGACGAGACAAAAAAAGAGGCGCTGAAAAAACTGGACTCTCTCACCGTGCTCATCGGTTATCCTGATAAATGGGAATTCAGCAATGCCAGGATCAGGGGCTTAGAAGAAGGCGGAACCTATTTTGAAAATGCGGCGGCCTGCGAGGCGGCTAAGCATAAGAGACAGATGGAAGAACTGAACCAGCCCGCAGATCCGCGCAGATTCGCATTATCTGCTTTTATGGTCAATGCGGCGGCAAACCGCAATACGAACACACTCATCTTCCCTGCCGGAATTCTGCAGGCGCCATTCTATGACAGGAACGCTTCCTTTGAACAGAATCTCGGCGCAATAGGCAGCACGATCGCCCATGAGATCACCCATATATTTGATGACGGCGGGGCACAATATGATTCCAGAGGGAATTTGAACGACTGGTGGAACAAAAAAGACTACAGCCACTTTAAGAATCTGTGCAAAAAGGCAGAAGAATTCTATAACGGAAGGGAAGTGGTCCCGGGAGCCGGCGCAGACGGCAGAGAAAACCTGAGCGAAAATATTGCGGACATCGGCGGTATCGCCTGCACGCTGGAGATTCTTTCCAAGATGAAGGACCCGGATTATGACGCGTTCTTTAGAAGCTATGCAAATCAATGGGTGAAAGTGGCAGATTACAGCACGCTGGCCGAATCAACAGAGACAGATACCCATGCGCCTAATAAACTTCGGTGCAATCTGGTGCTCACAAACTTCCAGGAATTCTATGACACATATGGAATCAGCGAAGGAGACGGCATGTATACCGCTCCTGAGGAGCGGATCCAGATCTGGTAA
- the ortB gene encoding 2-amino-4-oxopentanoate thiolase subunit OrtB gives MSNQAVEEITGKNKDILFHSVNINYDEFKTGRLAWDYEKFMDIVGLSMDDIRKIAAEVYVGNTPLVELNNINRLVRSISEPGKGARIFLKDEANNPTGSFKDRRALLPVYEAKRAGYPGVIASTSGNYGAAVASQAARRGLKAIICQEVYDDAGNGQPESLEKGRACEAYGAEVQQYTVGPEVFTYVILKLLDDLGYFSASLYLPFSIAGIETVGVEIMEQTVKLTGRQPDVVLVTHAGGGNFTGAARGLKKAGYTGKTVGISVNLADLDSHDDAVFARKSFSTGHTGYGFPSLYNPESVDVPLNAARPLRYMDEFYTVTQGEVYYATELLNQLEGLQRGPAGNTGLAAAISLAREMPEDQIIVVEESEYTGAGKAHTAQLTFAEDHGVDVRIGTHEEEIPGTNIIIPASPADIKTIPVDLEQMRREYLKVNVKQRGIDDLTPEETAYLAAEMNMDTAGVKKMLEELHISVA, from the coding sequence ATGAGTAATCAGGCAGTAGAAGAAATCACGGGTAAAAACAAGGACATTCTGTTTCATTCAGTAAATATCAATTATGATGAGTTCAAAACCGGACGTCTTGCATGGGACTATGAAAAATTTATGGACATTGTCGGGCTGTCCATGGACGACATACGCAAAATAGCCGCCGAGGTCTATGTCGGTAATACGCCGCTCGTGGAACTTAACAATATCAACCGCCTCGTCCGTTCGATCTCAGAGCCGGGTAAAGGCGCCAGGATCTTCTTAAAAGACGAAGCCAACAATCCGACCGGCAGCTTTAAAGACCGCAGAGCGCTGCTGCCCGTATACGAAGCAAAGAGAGCAGGATACCCGGGCGTCATCGCCTCCACGAGCGGCAACTACGGGGCAGCCGTGGCCTCTCAGGCAGCGCGCCGCGGCCTGAAGGCTATTATCTGCCAGGAAGTCTATGACGATGCGGGAAACGGCCAGCCGGAATCCCTTGAAAAAGGGCGGGCATGTGAAGCATACGGGGCTGAAGTACAGCAATACACCGTCGGACCGGAAGTATTTACATACGTCATTCTCAAGCTGCTCGACGACCTCGGATACTTCAGTGCATCGCTGTATCTCCCTTTCAGCATCGCCGGAATTGAGACCGTAGGCGTAGAAATAATGGAACAGACCGTAAAGCTGACCGGACGGCAGCCTGACGTCGTACTCGTCACCCACGCAGGCGGCGGCAACTTTACCGGCGCGGCAAGAGGTCTCAAAAAAGCGGGATACACCGGAAAGACCGTAGGTATCTCTGTCAACCTTGCCGACCTCGACTCCCATGATGACGCAGTCTTCGCCCGGAAATCATTTTCTACAGGCCACACCGGCTACGGCTTTCCGTCACTCTACAACCCGGAGAGCGTAGACGTGCCGCTCAACGCTGCCAGACCGCTCAGATATATGGATGAATTCTACACCGTCACTCAGGGAGAGGTATACTATGCCACTGAGCTTCTCAACCAGCTGGAAGGACTGCAGAGAGGCCCGGCCGGAAACACCGGACTGGCCGCGGCGATCAGCCTTGCCAGGGAAATGCCGGAGGACCAGATCATCGTCGTTGAAGAATCCGAATATACCGGCGCCGGCAAAGCCCATACAGCACAGCTGACTTTTGCGGAGGACCATGGGGTAGACGTAAGAATCGGAACGCACGAAGAAGAGATCCCCGGCACCAACATTATCATCCCCGCCTCCCCTGCCGACATAAAGACGATTCCGGTAGATTTAGAACAGATGCGCCGGGAATATCTGAAGGTCAATGTAAAGCAGCGCGGTATCGATGATCTGACACCTGAAGAAACCGCGTATCTTGCCGCAGAAATGAACATGGATACCGCGGGCGTTAAAAAAATGCTGGAAGAATTACATATCTCCGTGGCTTGA
- the ortA gene encoding 2-amino-4-oxopentanoate thiolase subunit OrtA produces the protein MKQTAKKNDWVRIMQIILTPDERLDSLPESTKKVPLKCWINGFLLDDTAEAGDNVTIETLIGRQVSGTLYEAWPQYEHGFGRQQPALIHAGNEVRRLMKEADKNE, from the coding sequence ATGAAACAGACAGCGAAAAAAAATGACTGGGTGAGGATCATGCAGATCATCCTGACCCCTGACGAGAGACTCGATTCACTGCCCGAGAGCACAAAAAAAGTCCCTTTAAAATGCTGGATCAACGGTTTTCTGCTGGATGACACGGCAGAGGCAGGAGACAACGTGACGATAGAAACACTCATAGGAAGACAGGTAAGCGGAACACTGTACGAGGCATGGCCGCAGTACGAACACGGCTTCGGGCGGCAGCAGCCCGCTCTCATACACGCAGGAAATGAAGTGAGAAGATTAATGAAGGAGGCGGATAAAAATGAGTAA
- a CDS encoding GntR family transcriptional regulator yields MNKSELDKMLAENPFLVLSDVIYQSLYNDIIQLRMPPDSRLNESKIAEELGISRSPVKSALSRLEKDGLVYKRSGKMLAVSWMTKEDGYNLYEARSALEGFAASLAVIRITSKQMEELELLTKQYVAVCNGSNSDLNPNDYAEIDHKFHSLIVTASCNPYILRMYKSLEGYLLHYRYCLFYSLGPEKLQRILFHAGKRHQAIFNAFKMGFTDIVRHEVEEDVHSMLNAFNQWD; encoded by the coding sequence ATGAATAAGAGTGAACTGGACAAAATGCTTGCGGAAAATCCGTTTCTCGTATTGAGTGACGTTATATACCAATCACTGTATAATGATATCATTCAGTTAAGGATGCCTCCGGATTCTCGATTGAATGAAAGTAAGATCGCAGAGGAGCTTGGAATCAGCCGGAGTCCGGTAAAAAGTGCGCTGTCCAGGCTTGAGAAAGACGGCCTGGTCTATAAGAGGAGCGGTAAGATGCTTGCAGTGTCATGGATGACGAAGGAGGACGGCTATAATCTATATGAGGCGCGCAGCGCGCTGGAGGGATTTGCCGCATCGCTTGCTGTTATCCGGATCACGTCAAAGCAGATGGAAGAGCTGGAACTTCTCACAAAGCAGTATGTTGCGGTATGCAATGGGAGCAACAGCGACCTGAATCCCAATGATTATGCTGAGATCGATCATAAGTTTCATTCCCTTATTGTGACGGCTTCATGTAATCCGTATATTCTGCGTATGTATAAGAGCCTGGAAGGATATCTTCTGCATTACAGGTACTGTCTGTTCTATTCACTTGGGCCGGAAAAGCTGCAGCGGATCCTGTTTCACGCGGGCAAACGGCATCAGGCTATTTTTAATGCATTTAAAATGGGATTTACCGATATTGTGAGGCATGAGGTGGAAGAGGATGTGCACAGCATGCTGAATGCATTTAACCAGTGGGATTAA
- a CDS encoding MATE family efflux transporter, whose protein sequence is MTKDRAFYRNFFSIFTALVLQNVITLSVNLADNIMLGAYSETALSGVAAVNQIQFVYQQVLMALGDGLVIFCSQYWGRRQTGPMKMISASAMRTALVIAALLFAAVSLRPGQIVGLFTTEQSIIAEGVKYLYIVRFTYIFFAVTVILLATLRSVEVVKIALYLSVMTFFINCSINYVFIYGRFGAPQLGAAGAAVGTLTARIVECTVLITYIVKKEKNLQLTIRGYVQRDPVLSMDYFKVCLPMVAVQGLWGLNTALQTVILGHMSAAALAANSVASTSFLMVKSAAAGASSAASVVIGKTVGLGDLELVKRYAVRLQKIFLVIGAASAVLLYFIRIPVLSLYDLSPAAKDMANTFLIILSVVCAGMSYQMPTNNGIIRGGGNAVFVVKMDLVSIWMIVIPLSLYMAFVVKASPAVVVCCLNADQIFKCVPAYLESHYGNWIKKLTRE, encoded by the coding sequence TTGACAAAAGACAGAGCATTTTACCGCAATTTCTTTTCTATATTTACAGCGCTTGTACTGCAGAATGTTATCACTCTGAGTGTGAATCTGGCAGATAATATTATGCTTGGCGCCTACAGTGAGACGGCGCTTTCAGGGGTGGCCGCGGTCAATCAGATCCAGTTTGTGTACCAGCAGGTTCTGATGGCGCTTGGGGACGGGCTTGTTATCTTCTGCAGCCAGTATTGGGGCAGAAGGCAGACAGGGCCGATGAAGATGATATCGGCTTCGGCCATGAGGACGGCACTTGTTATTGCGGCGCTGCTGTTTGCAGCAGTCAGCCTGAGACCGGGGCAGATTGTCGGACTCTTTACTACAGAACAGTCGATTATCGCGGAGGGAGTAAAATATCTTTACATTGTACGTTTTACATATATTTTCTTTGCGGTTACGGTCATCCTTCTGGCCACACTGCGCAGCGTGGAGGTTGTAAAGATAGCTTTATATCTGTCTGTCATGACTTTTTTTATCAACTGCAGTATTAATTATGTGTTTATCTACGGCCGCTTTGGCGCGCCGCAGCTTGGCGCAGCCGGGGCGGCCGTCGGGACGCTGACAGCCAGGATCGTGGAGTGCACGGTGCTGATTACATATATCGTGAAAAAGGAAAAGAATCTTCAGCTTACGATCAGAGGATATGTTCAGAGAGATCCGGTCCTGAGCATGGATTATTTTAAAGTTTGTCTTCCTATGGTAGCGGTACAGGGGCTGTGGGGGCTTAATACGGCGCTTCAGACTGTGATACTCGGGCATATGAGCGCGGCGGCCCTTGCGGCAAACAGTGTGGCATCCACAAGCTTTCTCATGGTGAAGTCGGCGGCGGCCGGAGCGTCGTCCGCGGCTTCTGTCGTCATTGGGAAAACAGTAGGGCTTGGAGATCTGGAGCTTGTGAAGCGGTACGCCGTCAGGCTCCAGAAGATATTTCTTGTCATTGGCGCGGCGTCTGCGGTACTGCTGTACTTTATAAGGATTCCGGTGCTGTCGCTCTACGATCTTTCACCGGCCGCCAAAGATATGGCAAATACATTTCTCATTATATTGAGTGTTGTCTGTGCGGGCATGTCCTATCAGATGCCGACAAATAACGGAATCATCCGGGGAGGGGGAAACGCTGTGTTCGTTGTTAAGATGGATCTGGTCAGCATATGGATGATCGTCATTCCGCTGTCCCTTTATATGGCCTTTGTGGTGAAAGCATCGCCGGCAGTCGTTGTGTGCTGTCTCAACGCGGACCAGATATTCAAGTGTGTGCCGGCGTATCTCGAATCTCATTACGGAAACTGGATCAAGAAGCTGACGAGGGAGTGA
- a CDS encoding M48 family metallopeptidase, with the protein MIHEVNGIPVTIEYRKVKNINLYIKPPDGRILVTAPRQISTKRIMEFVNSKAGWIERARGRMLQAEQRQQEERGTGVTQEQLGIMLRNVEKYVDKWEPVMGVHAAGWTLRDMKTRWGSCSVDSGRIRLNRRLALYPEACLEYVIVHELCHLLEPSHNKRFKQLMDSFLPDWKERKKQLGTG; encoded by the coding sequence ATGATACATGAGGTAAATGGCATACCAGTGACAATAGAATACAGGAAGGTAAAAAATATCAACCTTTACATAAAACCGCCGGACGGCAGGATACTCGTCACGGCGCCGAGGCAGATATCCACAAAAAGGATAATGGAATTTGTCAATTCCAAGGCCGGCTGGATCGAGCGGGCCCGCGGCCGTATGCTGCAGGCAGAGCAGAGGCAGCAGGAGGAGCGCGGTACCGGGGTGACACAGGAGCAGCTTGGCATTATGCTCAGAAATGTGGAAAAATATGTGGATAAATGGGAGCCGGTTATGGGCGTGCATGCTGCGGGCTGGACGCTGAGGGACATGAAGACAAGATGGGGGAGCTGCAGCGTGGACAGCGGGCGTATCCGCCTGAACAGGCGTCTTGCGCTCTATCCGGAGGCGTGCCTGGAATATGTCATAGTACATGAACTGTGCCATCTGCTGGAGCCGAGCCATAATAAGCGGTTTAAACAGCTGATGGACAGCTTTCTTCCGGACTGGAAAGAACGGAAAAAACAGTTGGGGACAGGGTAA
- a CDS encoding MFS transporter, whose translation MKDWKKKSILFLVSQNISLFGSSIVSYAITWYITLETSSGIWMTASILCSLLPQLFISLFAGVWADRYNRKYLIMCADGFIALATLGLVIMFFEGKASLPMLMVVSAIRSVGAGVQTPAVGALLPQIVPMEKLTRINGINQTCSSLLMMVSPAVGGALLGAAGIVWAMMADVITAAMAICVMAFLKVKKPESEGVLSMWHDLKEGISYTTGHPVVSRILIFYGIAFFLITPAAFLSPLLVERIFGSEVWRLSANEIIWTAGSLAGGVYVSWKGSFKNKWLVIAVSYIGFGVTFALLGISPYFWMYLAVMFISGVFMPSLATASTVMLQEEVEEQRLGRVFSVFQIISAAVMPAGMLLFGPMADWIDIRWIMAGSGLLLALTGVFLLKHKS comes from the coding sequence ATGAAAGACTGGAAGAAAAAAAGTATTTTGTTTCTCGTGAGCCAGAATATCAGTTTGTTCGGCTCCTCTATCGTAAGTTACGCGATTACATGGTATATCACGCTGGAAACTTCCTCAGGGATCTGGATGACGGCATCTATTCTGTGCAGTCTGCTGCCACAGCTTTTTATATCACTGTTCGCCGGTGTTTGGGCGGACCGCTATAACCGCAAGTATCTCATTATGTGCGCGGATGGGTTTATAGCATTGGCCACTCTTGGTCTTGTCATTATGTTTTTTGAAGGAAAGGCTTCTCTACCTATGCTCATGGTCGTCTCCGCCATCCGCTCCGTCGGCGCCGGTGTCCAGACACCTGCCGTGGGCGCGCTTCTGCCGCAGATAGTGCCGATGGAAAAGCTGACGAGGATCAATGGGATAAACCAGACATGCAGCTCTCTGCTCATGATGGTCTCACCCGCGGTCGGCGGCGCGCTCCTCGGAGCAGCCGGAATCGTCTGGGCTATGATGGCCGACGTTATCACAGCCGCAATGGCAATCTGCGTCATGGCATTCTTGAAGGTGAAAAAACCAGAGTCCGAAGGCGTGCTTTCCATGTGGCACGATTTGAAGGAAGGCATCTCCTATACGACAGGACATCCTGTCGTGTCCCGTATTCTTATATTTTACGGAATTGCCTTTTTTCTCATCACGCCCGCGGCCTTCCTCTCGCCGCTGCTCGTTGAGCGGATTTTCGGCAGTGAAGTATGGCGTCTGTCCGCCAATGAGATCATATGGACGGCCGGCTCACTCGCGGGAGGCGTCTATGTCTCCTGGAAAGGCAGTTTTAAAAACAAATGGCTCGTGATAGCAGTATCCTATATCGGGTTCGGAGTTACCTTTGCCCTGCTTGGCATCAGCCCGTATTTCTGGATGTACCTGGCCGTCATGTTTATATCCGGTGTCTTCATGCCGTCCCTTGCCACTGCATCTACAGTTATGCTGCAGGAAGAAGTGGAAGAACAGAGACTTGGAAGAGTCTTCTCTGTCTTCCAGATCATCTCCGCCGCAGTGATGCCGGCAGGAATGCTCCTGTTCGGCCCTATGGCGGACTGGATCGACATCAGGTGGATCATGGCAGGCAGCGGACTGCTGCTGGCCTTGACCGGGGTATTCCTCCTGAAACACAAAAGCTAA